The following is a genomic window from Niabella soli DSM 19437.
CAGTAGTTTTAGGGTGCTTCGCTTTTAATACATCTAAATAATCATCGCTGAATGTCGCATCTTTCTGAGGGATCACTGTTACATTAGCGAGCATGCCCAGGTCGTTACCCGAAAGGATAAAACTGTTTTTTATTGAGGCCGGCAGTGCGTCCACTCCTACCCCAAGGTGAATATTAGGCTTAGGCACTTTAAAAAGATTTTGTTCATCTACTTTACAATACCAATCGCCGCCCAACCGCGCTACCTGGTTGATCTTTTGCTGATCGACTCTTTTATCCGCGTCGAGGATCGCATCATCCAAATGCAGCAGCAACACTTCGCAAATCACGAGGTTGCCCGCACCGCCTTCGCTGCCTAATGTTTTTACTTCCAATACCCGGCATTCCATTTTTGCTTTGCTCTCTTTAACCAGCGGCGGCTTGATAATGGAGGAGGGCTGCATGGTAAA
Proteins encoded in this region:
- a CDS encoding flavin reductase family protein — translated: MIIDLNSLNGFDKQHYLQHIIAPRPVCFASTVNREDIVNLSPFSFFNLFSTNPPVVIFSPARRVRNNTTKHTLENVLEVPEVAINIVDYAMVQQTSLASCEYDKGVNEFQKAGFTMQPSSIIKPPLVKESKAKMECRVLEVKTLGSEGGAGNLVICEVLLLHLDDAILDADKRVDQQKINQVARLGGDWYCKVDEQNLFKVPKPNIHLGVGVDALPASIKNSFILSGNDLGMLANVTVIPQKDATFSDDYLDVLKAKHPKTTALELLHLYAKKMIIDGAVDKAWQILLAADSLL